A region from the Triticum urartu cultivar G1812 chromosome 1, Tu2.1, whole genome shotgun sequence genome encodes:
- the LOC125521885 gene encoding BRCA1-associated RING domain protein 1-like isoform X8 yields the protein MGSGSGAVVWREIASSPPPGFGRPTGSAGGTASGSERPSPAPGFGAARPSSAQSGGSKSAARTDMLVDVGMEAGSDNLEVPPHVGNESASPTKGTKRKFVVDATEGASPGVNTSNTGQHQHSRRKGKGPGKHAKLEDNKGATKLGRDQTPIGVFEDECVFCHSFRTSEPFHGPMVLYRNRRIVPSDEGNPTNAIYVHEKCMVWAPKVESNGDTFKNVESEINRSKRLRCRRCKLRGAALGCYDNSCRKSYHVPCAMMIPECRWDPENHRVWCPKHAPPDEMSSPTMESDTLSPVLQNHSSQCPAKEISVDCQMEDEHINPLPGDEMSSPIIETDITSSVLQNHSSQCPAKEISGDCQMENEHISPLATSSSSLPGQVPGQYLVKGGTSVLDRREDLQVDQLNTSSSSLPQGQCSDRGRISANHRREEKLVNQSSTPVDQWVLLGISLSASEKDSLKEFASLTSSTLAEEWDKTVTHVIVGRNAGDACGRSYEVLMAILSGKWVVTAGWIVDCMVEPIPDLKTCLEKPIPGPEISYEMNFCDGSCTSGYGPTKGRARAAERAPKLFSGLHFCLSAYIDPEDRETIRRLVAAGGGHVLEGISPDRLHENLNKSPAEVYFIYDSGPPRKITSDFDLILGKEIQESIEYAKSGVQVISHTRLLDAILCYDARILERRLQQDV from the exons ATGGGGAGCGGGAGCGGAGCAGTCGTGTGGAGGGAGATAGCGTCGTCGCCTCCGCCGGGATTCGGCCGGCCGACGGGGAGTGCGGGCGGAACAGCCTCGGGGAGCGAGAGGCCGTCACCGGCCCCGGGATTCGGCGCCGCGCGGCCGTCATCTGCGCAGTCCGGAG GTTCCAAGTCTGCTGCTCGTACCGATATGTTGGTCGACGTAGGAATGGAAGCTGGCTCTGATAATCTTGAGGTTCCACCACATGTTGGG AATGAAAGTGCATCCCCCACGAAAGGCACAAAGAGGAAATTTGTTGTTGATGCAACCGAAGGTGCATCACCAGGTGTTAATACAAGTAACACTGGGCAGCACCAGCATTCCCGCAGAAAAGGTAAGGGTCCTGGGaaacatgcaaagctggaagacAACAAAGGTGCTACTAAGTTGGGGAGAGATCAGACACCAATCGGCGTATTTGAAGATGAATGTGTTTTCTGCCATTCATTTAGAACCAGTGAGCCG TTCCATGGTCCGATGGTACTGTATCGCAATAGAAGGATTGTGCCCAGTGACGAGGGCAACCCTACCAACGCCATCTATGTCCACGAGAAATGCATGGTTTG GGCCCCAAAAGTGGAATCCAATGGTGATACTTTTAAGAATGTGGAGAGTGAAATCAATCGTTCTAAAAGATTGAGATGCAGAAGATGCAAACTCCGGGGAGCAGCGCTTGGTTGTTATGACAACTCCTGCAGAAAAAGTTATCATGTCCCATGTGCAATGATGATACCAGAATGCCGCTGGGATCCT GAGAATCACCGTGTTTGGTGCCCCAAGCATGCACCACCTGATGAGATGAGCTCACCAACAATGGAGAGTGACACTCTTTCCCCCGTCCTTCAAAA TCATTCCAGCCAATGTCCAGCTAAAGAAATTTCGGTCGATTGCCAAATGGAAGATGAACACATTAATCCATTACCGGGCGATGAGATGAGCTCACCAATAATTGAAACTGACATTACTTCCTCTGTCCTTCAGAA TCATTCCAGCCAATGTCCAGCTAAAGAAATTTCTGGCGATTGCCAAATGGAAAATGAACACATTAGTCCACTCGCCACATCAAGTTCTTCTTTGCCTGGACAAGTGCCTGG CCAATATTTAGTTAAAGGAGGAACATCTGTCCTTGATAGAAGGGAAGATCTGCAAGTAGATCAGCTGAACACCTCGAGTTCTTCCTTGCCTCAGGG CCAATGTTCGGACAGAGGAAGAATTTCTGCTAATCACCGGAGAGAAGAAAAGCTAGTAAATCAGTCTAGCACCCCTGTGGATCAATGGGTTTTGCTCGGTATATCTTTAAGTGCATCAGAAAAG GATTCCTTGAAGGAATTTGCATCCTTAACCAGTTCAACCTTGGCTGAGGAATGGGACAAAACTGTGACCCATGTAATTGTGGGCAGAAACGCTGGTGATGCATGTGGCAGATCATATGAGGTCCTGATGGCGATACTCTCTGGGAAATGGGTTGTCACAGCCGGAT GGATTGTGGATTGCATGGTGGAACCGATTCCAGATCTAAAAACTTGCTTGGAAAAGCCGATCCCAGGCCCGGAAATTTCTTACGAGATGAATTTCTGTGATGGCTCGTGCACATCAGGTTATGGACCAACAAAAGGAAGAGCTAGAGCTGCTGAACGG GCACCAAAACTGTTCTCGGGACTGCATTTCTGCCTCAGCGCCTACATAGACCCTGAAGACAGAGAAACCATCCGAAGACTCGTAGCAGCTGGTGGAGGGCATGTACTGGAGGGAATCAGCCCAGACCGGTTGCACGAGAATCTGAATAAAAGTCCAGCGGAAGTGTACTTCATCTACGACAGCGGCCCTCCAAGGAAGATCACTTCGGATTTCGATCTTATCCTTGGCAAGGAGATTCAGGAGAGCATCGAGTACGCGAAATCGGGAGTGCAGGTGATCAGCCACACGAGGCTGCTCGATGCTATCCTGTGCTATGATGCGCGGATCCTGGAAAGGAGGCTTCAGCAAGACGTGTAA
- the LOC125521885 gene encoding uncharacterized protein LOC125521885 isoform X1, whose product MGSGSGAVVWREIASSPPPGFGRPTGSAGGTASGSERPSPAPGFGAARPSSAQSGGSKSAARTDMLVDVGMEAGSDNLEVPPHVGNESASPTKGTKRKFVVDATEGASPGVNTSNTGQHQHSRRKGKGPGKHAKLEDNKGATKLGRDQTPIGVFEDECVFCHSFRTSEPFHGPMVLYRNRRIVPSDEGNPTNAIYVHEKCMVWAPKVESNGDTFKNVESEINRSKRLRCRRCKLRGAALGCYDNSCRKSYHVPCAMMIPECRWDPENHRVWCPKHAPPDEMSSPTMESDTLSPVLQNHSSQCPAKEISVDYQMEDEHINPLPCDEMSSPVIESDINSAVLQDHSSQCPTKEISVDCQMEEEHINPLPGDEMSSPIIETDITSPVLQNHSSQCPAKEISVDCQMEDEHINPLPGDEMSSPIIETDITSSVLQNHSSQCPAKEISGDCQMENEHISPLATSSSSLPGQVPGQYLVKGGTSVLDRREDLQVDQLNTSSSSLPQGQCSDRGRISANHRREEKLVNQSSTPVDQWVLLGISLSASEKDSLKEFASLTSSTLAEEWDKTVTHVIVGRNAGDACGRSYEVLMAILSGKWVVTAGWIVDCMVEPIPDLKTCLEKPIPGPEISYEMNFCDGSCTSGYGPTKGRARAAERAPKLFSGLHFCLSAYIDPEDRETIRRLVAAGGGHVLEGISPDRLHENLNKSPAEVYFIYDSGPPRKITSDFDLILGKEIQESIEYAKSGVQVISHTRLLDAILCYDARILERRLQQDV is encoded by the exons ATGGGGAGCGGGAGCGGAGCAGTCGTGTGGAGGGAGATAGCGTCGTCGCCTCCGCCGGGATTCGGCCGGCCGACGGGGAGTGCGGGCGGAACAGCCTCGGGGAGCGAGAGGCCGTCACCGGCCCCGGGATTCGGCGCCGCGCGGCCGTCATCTGCGCAGTCCGGAG GTTCCAAGTCTGCTGCTCGTACCGATATGTTGGTCGACGTAGGAATGGAAGCTGGCTCTGATAATCTTGAGGTTCCACCACATGTTGGG AATGAAAGTGCATCCCCCACGAAAGGCACAAAGAGGAAATTTGTTGTTGATGCAACCGAAGGTGCATCACCAGGTGTTAATACAAGTAACACTGGGCAGCACCAGCATTCCCGCAGAAAAGGTAAGGGTCCTGGGaaacatgcaaagctggaagacAACAAAGGTGCTACTAAGTTGGGGAGAGATCAGACACCAATCGGCGTATTTGAAGATGAATGTGTTTTCTGCCATTCATTTAGAACCAGTGAGCCG TTCCATGGTCCGATGGTACTGTATCGCAATAGAAGGATTGTGCCCAGTGACGAGGGCAACCCTACCAACGCCATCTATGTCCACGAGAAATGCATGGTTTG GGCCCCAAAAGTGGAATCCAATGGTGATACTTTTAAGAATGTGGAGAGTGAAATCAATCGTTCTAAAAGATTGAGATGCAGAAGATGCAAACTCCGGGGAGCAGCGCTTGGTTGTTATGACAACTCCTGCAGAAAAAGTTATCATGTCCCATGTGCAATGATGATACCAGAATGCCGCTGGGATCCT GAGAATCACCGTGTTTGGTGCCCCAAGCATGCACCACCTGATGAGATGAGCTCACCAACAATGGAGAGTGACACTCTTTCCCCCGTCCTTCAAAA TCATTCCAGCCAATGTCCAGCTAAAGAAATTTCGGTCGATTACCAAATGGAAGATGAACACATTAATCCATTACCGTGCGATGAGATGAGCTCACCAGTAATTGAAAGCGACATTAATTCCGCTGTCCTTCAGGA TCATTCCAGCCAATGTCCAACTAAAGAAATTTCGGTCGATTGCCAAATGGAAGAGGAACACATTAATCCATTACCGGGCGATGAGATGAGTTCACCAATAATTGAAACTGACATTACTTCCCCTGTCCTTCAGAA TCATTCCAGCCAATGTCCAGCTAAAGAAATTTCGGTCGATTGCCAAATGGAAGATGAACACATTAATCCATTACCGGGCGATGAGATGAGCTCACCAATAATTGAAACTGACATTACTTCCTCTGTCCTTCAGAA TCATTCCAGCCAATGTCCAGCTAAAGAAATTTCTGGCGATTGCCAAATGGAAAATGAACACATTAGTCCACTCGCCACATCAAGTTCTTCTTTGCCTGGACAAGTGCCTGG CCAATATTTAGTTAAAGGAGGAACATCTGTCCTTGATAGAAGGGAAGATCTGCAAGTAGATCAGCTGAACACCTCGAGTTCTTCCTTGCCTCAGGG CCAATGTTCGGACAGAGGAAGAATTTCTGCTAATCACCGGAGAGAAGAAAAGCTAGTAAATCAGTCTAGCACCCCTGTGGATCAATGGGTTTTGCTCGGTATATCTTTAAGTGCATCAGAAAAG GATTCCTTGAAGGAATTTGCATCCTTAACCAGTTCAACCTTGGCTGAGGAATGGGACAAAACTGTGACCCATGTAATTGTGGGCAGAAACGCTGGTGATGCATGTGGCAGATCATATGAGGTCCTGATGGCGATACTCTCTGGGAAATGGGTTGTCACAGCCGGAT GGATTGTGGATTGCATGGTGGAACCGATTCCAGATCTAAAAACTTGCTTGGAAAAGCCGATCCCAGGCCCGGAAATTTCTTACGAGATGAATTTCTGTGATGGCTCGTGCACATCAGGTTATGGACCAACAAAAGGAAGAGCTAGAGCTGCTGAACGG GCACCAAAACTGTTCTCGGGACTGCATTTCTGCCTCAGCGCCTACATAGACCCTGAAGACAGAGAAACCATCCGAAGACTCGTAGCAGCTGGTGGAGGGCATGTACTGGAGGGAATCAGCCCAGACCGGTTGCACGAGAATCTGAATAAAAGTCCAGCGGAAGTGTACTTCATCTACGACAGCGGCCCTCCAAGGAAGATCACTTCGGATTTCGATCTTATCCTTGGCAAGGAGATTCAGGAGAGCATCGAGTACGCGAAATCGGGAGTGCAGGTGATCAGCCACACGAGGCTGCTCGATGCTATCCTGTGCTATGATGCGCGGATCCTGGAAAGGAGGCTTCAGCAAGACGTGTAA
- the LOC125521885 gene encoding uncharacterized protein LOC125521885 isoform X2 — translation MGSGSGAVVWREIASSPPPGFGRPTGSAGGTASGSERPSPAPGFGAARPSSAQSGGSKSAARTDMLVDVGMEAGSDNLEVPPHVGNESASPTKGTKRKFVVDATEGASPGVNTSNTGQHQHSRRKGKGPGKHAKLEDNKGATKLGRDQTPIGVFEDECVFCHSFRTSEPFHGPMVLYRNRRIVPSDEGNPTNAIYVHEKCMVWAPKVESNGDTFKNVESEINRSKRLRCRRCKLRGAALGCYDNSCRKSYHVPCAMMIPECRWDPENHRVWCPKHAPPDEMSSPTMESDTLSPVLQNHSSQCPAKEISVDYQMEDEHINPLPCDEMSSPVIESDINSAVLQDQCPTKEISVDCQMEEEHINPLPGDEMSSPIIETDITSPVLQNHSSQCPAKEISVDCQMEDEHINPLPGDEMSSPIIETDITSSVLQNHSSQCPAKEISGDCQMENEHISPLATSSSSLPGQVPGQYLVKGGTSVLDRREDLQVDQLNTSSSSLPQGQCSDRGRISANHRREEKLVNQSSTPVDQWVLLGISLSASEKDSLKEFASLTSSTLAEEWDKTVTHVIVGRNAGDACGRSYEVLMAILSGKWVVTAGWIVDCMVEPIPDLKTCLEKPIPGPEISYEMNFCDGSCTSGYGPTKGRARAAERAPKLFSGLHFCLSAYIDPEDRETIRRLVAAGGGHVLEGISPDRLHENLNKSPAEVYFIYDSGPPRKITSDFDLILGKEIQESIEYAKSGVQVISHTRLLDAILCYDARILERRLQQDV, via the exons ATGGGGAGCGGGAGCGGAGCAGTCGTGTGGAGGGAGATAGCGTCGTCGCCTCCGCCGGGATTCGGCCGGCCGACGGGGAGTGCGGGCGGAACAGCCTCGGGGAGCGAGAGGCCGTCACCGGCCCCGGGATTCGGCGCCGCGCGGCCGTCATCTGCGCAGTCCGGAG GTTCCAAGTCTGCTGCTCGTACCGATATGTTGGTCGACGTAGGAATGGAAGCTGGCTCTGATAATCTTGAGGTTCCACCACATGTTGGG AATGAAAGTGCATCCCCCACGAAAGGCACAAAGAGGAAATTTGTTGTTGATGCAACCGAAGGTGCATCACCAGGTGTTAATACAAGTAACACTGGGCAGCACCAGCATTCCCGCAGAAAAGGTAAGGGTCCTGGGaaacatgcaaagctggaagacAACAAAGGTGCTACTAAGTTGGGGAGAGATCAGACACCAATCGGCGTATTTGAAGATGAATGTGTTTTCTGCCATTCATTTAGAACCAGTGAGCCG TTCCATGGTCCGATGGTACTGTATCGCAATAGAAGGATTGTGCCCAGTGACGAGGGCAACCCTACCAACGCCATCTATGTCCACGAGAAATGCATGGTTTG GGCCCCAAAAGTGGAATCCAATGGTGATACTTTTAAGAATGTGGAGAGTGAAATCAATCGTTCTAAAAGATTGAGATGCAGAAGATGCAAACTCCGGGGAGCAGCGCTTGGTTGTTATGACAACTCCTGCAGAAAAAGTTATCATGTCCCATGTGCAATGATGATACCAGAATGCCGCTGGGATCCT GAGAATCACCGTGTTTGGTGCCCCAAGCATGCACCACCTGATGAGATGAGCTCACCAACAATGGAGAGTGACACTCTTTCCCCCGTCCTTCAAAA TCATTCCAGCCAATGTCCAGCTAAAGAAATTTCGGTCGATTACCAAATGGAAGATGAACACATTAATCCATTACCGTGCGATGAGATGAGCTCACCAGTAATTGAAAGCGACATTAATTCCGCTGTCCTTCAGGA CCAATGTCCAACTAAAGAAATTTCGGTCGATTGCCAAATGGAAGAGGAACACATTAATCCATTACCGGGCGATGAGATGAGTTCACCAATAATTGAAACTGACATTACTTCCCCTGTCCTTCAGAA TCATTCCAGCCAATGTCCAGCTAAAGAAATTTCGGTCGATTGCCAAATGGAAGATGAACACATTAATCCATTACCGGGCGATGAGATGAGCTCACCAATAATTGAAACTGACATTACTTCCTCTGTCCTTCAGAA TCATTCCAGCCAATGTCCAGCTAAAGAAATTTCTGGCGATTGCCAAATGGAAAATGAACACATTAGTCCACTCGCCACATCAAGTTCTTCTTTGCCTGGACAAGTGCCTGG CCAATATTTAGTTAAAGGAGGAACATCTGTCCTTGATAGAAGGGAAGATCTGCAAGTAGATCAGCTGAACACCTCGAGTTCTTCCTTGCCTCAGGG CCAATGTTCGGACAGAGGAAGAATTTCTGCTAATCACCGGAGAGAAGAAAAGCTAGTAAATCAGTCTAGCACCCCTGTGGATCAATGGGTTTTGCTCGGTATATCTTTAAGTGCATCAGAAAAG GATTCCTTGAAGGAATTTGCATCCTTAACCAGTTCAACCTTGGCTGAGGAATGGGACAAAACTGTGACCCATGTAATTGTGGGCAGAAACGCTGGTGATGCATGTGGCAGATCATATGAGGTCCTGATGGCGATACTCTCTGGGAAATGGGTTGTCACAGCCGGAT GGATTGTGGATTGCATGGTGGAACCGATTCCAGATCTAAAAACTTGCTTGGAAAAGCCGATCCCAGGCCCGGAAATTTCTTACGAGATGAATTTCTGTGATGGCTCGTGCACATCAGGTTATGGACCAACAAAAGGAAGAGCTAGAGCTGCTGAACGG GCACCAAAACTGTTCTCGGGACTGCATTTCTGCCTCAGCGCCTACATAGACCCTGAAGACAGAGAAACCATCCGAAGACTCGTAGCAGCTGGTGGAGGGCATGTACTGGAGGGAATCAGCCCAGACCGGTTGCACGAGAATCTGAATAAAAGTCCAGCGGAAGTGTACTTCATCTACGACAGCGGCCCTCCAAGGAAGATCACTTCGGATTTCGATCTTATCCTTGGCAAGGAGATTCAGGAGAGCATCGAGTACGCGAAATCGGGAGTGCAGGTGATCAGCCACACGAGGCTGCTCGATGCTATCCTGTGCTATGATGCGCGGATCCTGGAAAGGAGGCTTCAGCAAGACGTGTAA
- the LOC125521885 gene encoding uncharacterized protein LOC125521885 isoform X5 — MGSGSGAVVWREIASSPPPGFGRPTGSAGGTASGSERPSPAPGFGAARPSSAQSGGSKSAARTDMLVDVGMEAGSDNLEVPPHVGNESASPTKGTKRKFVVDATEGASPGVNTSNTGQHQHSRRKGKGPGKHAKLEDNKGATKLGRDQTPIGVFEDECVFCHSFRTSEPFHGPMVLYRNRRIVPSDEGNPTNAIYVHEKCMVWAPKVESNGDTFKNVESEINRSKRLRCRRCKLRGAALGCYDNSCRKSYHVPCAMMIPECRWDPENHRVWCPKHAPPDEMSSPTMESDTLSPVLQNHSSQCPAKEISVDYQMEDEHINPLPCDEMSSPVIESDINSAVLQDHSSQCPTKEISVDCQMEEEHINPLPGDEMSSPIIETDITSPVLQNHSSQCPAKEISVDCQMEDEHINPLPGDEMSSPIIETDITSSVLQNHSSQCPAKEISGDCQMENEHISPLATSSSSLPGQVPGQYLVKGGTSVLDRREDLQVDQLNTSSSSLPQGGRISANHRREEKLVNQSSTPVDQWVLLGISLSASEKDSLKEFASLTSSTLAEEWDKTVTHVIVGRNAGDACGRSYEVLMAILSGKWVVTAGWIVDCMVEPIPDLKTCLEKPIPGPEISYEMNFCDGSCTSGYGPTKGRARAAERAPKLFSGLHFCLSAYIDPEDRETIRRLVAAGGGHVLEGISPDRLHENLNKSPAEVYFIYDSGPPRKITSDFDLILGKEIQESIEYAKSGVQVISHTRLLDAILCYDARILERRLQQDV; from the exons ATGGGGAGCGGGAGCGGAGCAGTCGTGTGGAGGGAGATAGCGTCGTCGCCTCCGCCGGGATTCGGCCGGCCGACGGGGAGTGCGGGCGGAACAGCCTCGGGGAGCGAGAGGCCGTCACCGGCCCCGGGATTCGGCGCCGCGCGGCCGTCATCTGCGCAGTCCGGAG GTTCCAAGTCTGCTGCTCGTACCGATATGTTGGTCGACGTAGGAATGGAAGCTGGCTCTGATAATCTTGAGGTTCCACCACATGTTGGG AATGAAAGTGCATCCCCCACGAAAGGCACAAAGAGGAAATTTGTTGTTGATGCAACCGAAGGTGCATCACCAGGTGTTAATACAAGTAACACTGGGCAGCACCAGCATTCCCGCAGAAAAGGTAAGGGTCCTGGGaaacatgcaaagctggaagacAACAAAGGTGCTACTAAGTTGGGGAGAGATCAGACACCAATCGGCGTATTTGAAGATGAATGTGTTTTCTGCCATTCATTTAGAACCAGTGAGCCG TTCCATGGTCCGATGGTACTGTATCGCAATAGAAGGATTGTGCCCAGTGACGAGGGCAACCCTACCAACGCCATCTATGTCCACGAGAAATGCATGGTTTG GGCCCCAAAAGTGGAATCCAATGGTGATACTTTTAAGAATGTGGAGAGTGAAATCAATCGTTCTAAAAGATTGAGATGCAGAAGATGCAAACTCCGGGGAGCAGCGCTTGGTTGTTATGACAACTCCTGCAGAAAAAGTTATCATGTCCCATGTGCAATGATGATACCAGAATGCCGCTGGGATCCT GAGAATCACCGTGTTTGGTGCCCCAAGCATGCACCACCTGATGAGATGAGCTCACCAACAATGGAGAGTGACACTCTTTCCCCCGTCCTTCAAAA TCATTCCAGCCAATGTCCAGCTAAAGAAATTTCGGTCGATTACCAAATGGAAGATGAACACATTAATCCATTACCGTGCGATGAGATGAGCTCACCAGTAATTGAAAGCGACATTAATTCCGCTGTCCTTCAGGA TCATTCCAGCCAATGTCCAACTAAAGAAATTTCGGTCGATTGCCAAATGGAAGAGGAACACATTAATCCATTACCGGGCGATGAGATGAGTTCACCAATAATTGAAACTGACATTACTTCCCCTGTCCTTCAGAA TCATTCCAGCCAATGTCCAGCTAAAGAAATTTCGGTCGATTGCCAAATGGAAGATGAACACATTAATCCATTACCGGGCGATGAGATGAGCTCACCAATAATTGAAACTGACATTACTTCCTCTGTCCTTCAGAA TCATTCCAGCCAATGTCCAGCTAAAGAAATTTCTGGCGATTGCCAAATGGAAAATGAACACATTAGTCCACTCGCCACATCAAGTTCTTCTTTGCCTGGACAAGTGCCTGG CCAATATTTAGTTAAAGGAGGAACATCTGTCCTTGATAGAAGGGAAGATCTGCAAGTAGATCAGCTGAACACCTCGAGTTCTTCCTTGCCTCAGGG AGGAAGAATTTCTGCTAATCACCGGAGAGAAGAAAAGCTAGTAAATCAGTCTAGCACCCCTGTGGATCAATGGGTTTTGCTCGGTATATCTTTAAGTGCATCAGAAAAG GATTCCTTGAAGGAATTTGCATCCTTAACCAGTTCAACCTTGGCTGAGGAATGGGACAAAACTGTGACCCATGTAATTGTGGGCAGAAACGCTGGTGATGCATGTGGCAGATCATATGAGGTCCTGATGGCGATACTCTCTGGGAAATGGGTTGTCACAGCCGGAT GGATTGTGGATTGCATGGTGGAACCGATTCCAGATCTAAAAACTTGCTTGGAAAAGCCGATCCCAGGCCCGGAAATTTCTTACGAGATGAATTTCTGTGATGGCTCGTGCACATCAGGTTATGGACCAACAAAAGGAAGAGCTAGAGCTGCTGAACGG GCACCAAAACTGTTCTCGGGACTGCATTTCTGCCTCAGCGCCTACATAGACCCTGAAGACAGAGAAACCATCCGAAGACTCGTAGCAGCTGGTGGAGGGCATGTACTGGAGGGAATCAGCCCAGACCGGTTGCACGAGAATCTGAATAAAAGTCCAGCGGAAGTGTACTTCATCTACGACAGCGGCCCTCCAAGGAAGATCACTTCGGATTTCGATCTTATCCTTGGCAAGGAGATTCAGGAGAGCATCGAGTACGCGAAATCGGGAGTGCAGGTGATCAGCCACACGAGGCTGCTCGATGCTATCCTGTGCTATGATGCGCGGATCCTGGAAAGGAGGCTTCAGCAAGACGTGTAA